One Pseudomonas rhizophila DNA window includes the following coding sequences:
- a CDS encoding DNA-directed RNA polymerase subunit alpha has translation MQISVNEFLTPRHIDVQVVSPTRAKITLEPLERGFGHTLGNALRRILLSSMPGCAVVEAEIDGVLHEYSAIEGVQEDVIEILLNLKGLAIKLHGRDEVTLTLSKKGSGVVTAADIQLDHDVEIVNPDHVIANLASNGALNMKLTVARGRGYEPADSRQSDEDESRSIGRLQLDSSFSPVRRIAYVVENARVEQRTNLDKLVIDLETNGTLDPEEAIRRAATILQQQLAAFVDLKGDSEPVVVEQEDEIDPILLRPVDDLELTVRSANCLKAENIYYIGDLIQRTEVELLKTPNLGKKSLTEIKDVLASRGLSLGMRLDNWPPASLKKDDKATA, from the coding sequence GCCAAGATCACACTCGAGCCTCTCGAGCGTGGTTTCGGCCACACCCTGGGCAACGCGCTGCGCCGCATCCTGTTGTCCTCAATGCCCGGCTGTGCAGTAGTCGAGGCCGAGATTGACGGTGTGCTCCATGAGTACAGCGCCATCGAAGGTGTACAGGAAGATGTAATTGAAATCCTGTTGAACCTTAAAGGTCTGGCTATCAAGCTGCACGGTCGTGACGAAGTTACGCTGACCTTGTCGAAGAAGGGTTCGGGGGTGGTTACCGCTGCCGATATTCAGCTGGATCATGATGTCGAGATCGTTAACCCCGATCACGTAATCGCTAACCTGGCGTCTAACGGCGCCCTGAACATGAAGCTCACCGTAGCTCGTGGTCGTGGTTATGAACCGGCAGACTCGCGTCAGAGCGATGAAGACGAAAGCCGCAGCATCGGTCGCTTGCAGCTCGACTCTTCGTTCAGCCCGGTTCGCCGTATCGCATACGTGGTGGAAAACGCCCGTGTCGAACAGCGTACCAACCTGGACAAGCTGGTTATTGATCTGGAAACCAACGGTACCCTGGATCCTGAAGAGGCCATTCGCCGCGCTGCAACCATCCTGCAACAGCAGTTGGCTGCGTTCGTCGACCTCAAGGGTGACAGTGAGCCAGTGGTTGTCGAGCAGGAAGACGAGATCGATCCGATCCTGCTTCGCCCGGTTGACGATCTGGAACTGACTGTACGTTCGGCTAACTGCCTTAAGGCGGAAAACATCTACTACATCGGCGACCTGATTCAGCGCACCGAAGTAGAGCTGTTGAAGACTCCGAACCTTGGCAAGAAATCCTTGACTGAAATCAAGGACGTTCTGGCCTCCCGCGGTCTGTCCCTCGGCATGCGCCTCGACAACTGGCCGCCTGCAAGTCTTAAGAAGGACGACAAGGCGACTGCCTGA
- the rplQ gene encoding 50S ribosomal protein L17, with amino-acid sequence MRHRKSGRHLSRTSSHRKAMFQNMAVSLFEHELIKTTLPKAKELRRVAEPLITLAKTDSLANRRLAFDRTRSKAIVGKLFNDLGKRYATREGGYLRILKCGFRAGDNAPMAYVELVDRATSGEAVSAE; translated from the coding sequence ATGCGTCATCGTAAAAGTGGTCGTCACCTGAGCCGCACCAGCTCGCACCGCAAGGCCATGTTCCAAAACATGGCGGTGTCGCTGTTCGAGCACGAGCTGATCAAAACTACACTGCCGAAAGCCAAAGAACTGCGCCGCGTTGCTGAGCCGCTGATCACTTTGGCCAAGACAGATAGCTTGGCTAACCGCCGTCTGGCTTTCGACCGTACTCGTTCGAAAGCTATCGTTGGTAAGCTCTTCAACGACCTGGGCAAGCGTTACGCTACCCGTGAGGGTGGCTACCTGCGCATCCTCAAGTGCGGTTTCCGCGCTGGCGACAACGCGCCTATGGCGTACGTCGAGTTGGTTGATCGTGCTACCAGCGGTGAAGCTGTATCCGCTGAGTAA